Below is a genomic region from Methylobacterium sp. FF17.
GATCGGCTCCAGGTGCGGCTGGAGGCGAGCGAAATCCTCAGGCCGCATGGCCCTGAGCAGGCGATTGCGCACGGTCGAATGTTCGGTGTGAGCCACGACGCTTGTCTCCGCATGGGAGCAAGAGCGCACAGAGTCTCTCAGCCGCCTGCGCTCGGTGATTACCTGCAAGCGGTCGATAACATATGGTTGGAAATACCAGGATTTGCAAGGTATTTAAGCGGTGACATATCTGCTCAACATAATGTGCGCTACCGAACTCTCGGGAGTTCGGTGCCGAACCGGGCGGTTTCATTGCCTCGTGCACGATTGAATACATACTTATATCTTGCGACATAAAGCCATGTGTCCCTGATGTCGCGGACGGCATTTCTTCCCGGAGCCATGCATGAACCCCATCGCTCAGCAGCCCCTCGCCCTGCTCGCCGAGGCCGATGCCCTGGTGGGGATCGATCTCAGCGACGCCCTGCAGCAGGCGGGCTACCGCGTGCTCGGACCGTTCGCGACCACGCCGGAAGCCCTGGCGGCCGTCGAACGGACGCCCCCCACGGTGGCGGTCGTGGATGTGGTGCTGCGGGACGGCGTCTGCACCGCGTTGGAAAGCACGCTGCGCCGACGGGGCATCCCGTTCGTCGTCCATGCCGGCGTCCTGCCGGCGGCGGCCGAGGCGCACGGCTTCCAGGGCGTGCCCTGGCTCGGCAAGCCGGCGCAGCCGCAGGAGGTGGTGGCGCTTCTCGACGAACTGTCCGGCCCGGCCTCACCGGTGGTCGCGAAGGCCGCGGCTCCGATTCTGTTGACCCCGGCCGTCGAGGCGCGACGTAACCCGCTCGTCCGCAAGCTGGAGGGCTTCGGGGCGCTCTCGGAGGCGGATCGTGCGGTCCTGACCCAGATCAGCGCCAATCCCCGCCTGATCGGGCCGCGCATGGACCTAATCCGGGAGGGCGACCGGCCCGAGGGCGTGTTCCTGGTCCTCGACGGCATGGCCTGCCGGCACAAGGTGCGCGAGACCGGCGCCCGTCAGATCCTGGCCTACCTGCTGCCGGGAGATCTCTGCGACCTCGACGTGGCCCTCCTCGACACCATGGACCACACCATCACCACGGTATCGGCCTGCCGGGTGGTGCAGATCCCGCCCGAGACCATCGCCGCGTTGATCCAGCATCACCCGCAGGTCGCCCGGGCGCTGCGCAAGGCGGCCCTGGTCGACAACGCGACCCTGCGCGAATGGCTGGTGAACGTCGGCAGCCGTTCCGCCGTGGAACGGCTCGCCCACCTGTTCTGCGAGCTCCTCGTCCGGCTGCGCGCCGTCGACCGGACCGAGGGCGACAGCTTCGAACTGCCGGTGACCCAGGCGGAGCTCGGCGACACGACCGGGCTCTCGAACGTCCACGTGAACCGCTCCCTGCAGGAACTCAGGCGCCAGGGGCTGATTGAACTGAAAGGTCGGCGCCTGACGATCCTCAATCTGCCTCGGCTCAGAGCGGTCGCCGAGTTCCGGTCGAACTACCTGCATTTAGGAAACCGAACGGCGGCATGAACCTTCAACTCCAGCCCGTGCAGGTCGCGACCGGCAGCAAGGACACCGAGAGTCAGCTCGTGTTCGCCGATGGCTTCCTCGTGGCGGTGCTGGTGCGCCTCTCGGAGGAGCACGCGGACGAGGCGGGCCGGTGGTATCTCGAGGCCGGCTTCGGGCCGGTCGACGATCCCCATCCCCCCACGTTCGCGAACGTGCACGAAGCCCAGGCCTGGATCACGCACCGGCTCGCCTCGTGAATCCGACCTTTCCATCCCGAGGCCGATGCGCCGAGCCCTCCATACCGAGCCCCGCGATCCACGCGGCGCCCGATGCCCGGGACACGGAGCGCGGGTACTCGATCCTCGCCGATTGCAACCCACGGGTTTCCGCTCATACTGCGATCCCGGCACGCGTGACCGGGGCTGACGATGGAGCGCCATCGGGCGACGCGGGCCGATCGCGCCGCGCACCCGGGCACGATTCTCTGACATGGAGATGCCGATGCCCGAACCCGCGTCCCTGCTCGCCTTCGCGCTGATCGCGCTCGGCATGGTCCTGACGCCCGGACCGAACATGGTCTACCTGATCTCGCGCTCGATCTGCCAGGGCCGGGGCGCCGCGCTCATCTCGCTCGGCGGCGTGGCGCTCGGCTTCGTCTTCTACATGGTCTGCGCGGCCTTCGGCCTCACGGCGCTCGTGCTGGCCGTCCCTTACGCCTACGACGCGATCCGCTTCGCCGGCGCCCTCTACCTCCTGTGGCTCGCCTGGCAGGCGGTCCGCCCCGGCGGACGCTCCCCGTTCCAGGTCAAGGACCTGCCGGCGGACAGCCCCCGCAGGCTGTTCCTCATGGGCTTCCTGACCAACCTCCTGAATCCCAAGGTCGCGGTCATCTACCTGTCGCTGCTGCCCCAGTTCATCGACCCGGCCAACGGCAGCGTGCTGGCGCAGTCCCTGGTCCTCGGCACGACGCAGATCCTCATCAGCGTCTCGGTGAACGGCATGATCGCCGTGTCGGCCGGGTCGGCGGCGGCGTTCCTCCTGCGCCGCCCGGCCTTCGCCGCCGTCCAGCGCTGGATCATGGGAACGGTGCTGGCGGCCCTCGCCGTCAAGATGGCGACCGAGGCGCGGCGCTAGGGGCGGTCCCGACCGGCGTTCTCACGCCGACCCGGGGCCCTGCCGCGGACTGCGCCCCGGTCCCGCGTCCCGGCGGGTCGTCCAGCTCGGATGGTTCAGCCGACCGCACCGGGAAGACGCCGATTCGACCCCGTCCCACCGAGGCGTGGGACGGGGTCGCGGGCGACCGCGACCGCCGTGTCTCAGGCGGTCATCTCGCAGGCAGCCGTCTCTCAGGCTGCCGTCTCTCAGGCGGCCATGGGCCCGTAACGCCGGTGGCCCTTCACGTCGAACCGGTCGAGCATCATCACCTTGTCCCAGACCCGCACGAAATCCGCCACGAACCGGCCTTGGCCGTCGCTGCCCGCATAGGCATCGGCGATGTTGCGCAGCTGCGCGTTCGATCCGAACACGAGATCGTTGCGCGTGGCCTCGAACTTCGCCTGCCCGGTGTCGCGGTCCTTGAGGGCGAAGGCCGTCCCGGCCGCGTCGGCCTTCTCCCAGACCAGATTCGTGTCGGTCAGGTGCCGGAAGAAGTCCGTCGTCAGCACGCCCACCCGGTCGGTGAAGACGCCCCGGTTCGACCCGTCGTGGTTGGCGTTGAGGGCACGCAGGCCGCCGGTCAGCACCACCCATTCCGGCGCGGTCAGCGTCAGCAGGTTGGCCTTGTCGAGGAACATCTCCTCCGGCGCCAGACGCTGCGCCATCGCGTCGAACCCGTCATCGACGTAGTTGCGGAAGCCGTCCACGAGGGGCCTCAGCCACTGGAACATCTCGATGTCGGTCAGCGCCTGCGTGGTGTCGACCCGGCCGGGCGTGAACGGCACCTGCGTCGCGACCCCGGCATCCCCGGCCGCCTTCTCCACGGCGGTGCAGCCGGCGAGCACGATGAGATCGGCCAGCGAGACCTGCTTGCCGTCGCTGCGCCCGCCGTTGAACGCGGCCATGACCCCGCGCAGGACCTCGACCACCGGCGCGGCCCGGCGGTTGACGGCCCAATCCTTCTGCGGGGCAAGGGCGAGCCGTCCGCCATTGGCGCCGCCGCGCTTGTCGCTGTCGCGATAGGTCGAGGCCGCCGAGAAGGCCGTGAAGGCCAGGTCCGAGACCGAGAGGTTCGTGGCCAGGATCGCCTGCTTCAGGGCGGCGATGTCGGCGTCGCCGATCGGGGCATAGGCGGCATCCGGGATCGGGTCCTGCCACAGCAGGCCGTCCTCGATCGTCACCTCCGGGCCGAGGTAGCGGTGCTTGGGCCCCATGTCGCGGTGGGTGAGCTTGTACCACGCCTTTGAGAAGGCCTGCGTGAAGGCGTCGAAGTCGCCCAGGAACTTCTCGCAGACCTTGCGGTACTCCGGATCGACCTTCAGGGCGATGTCGGACGTCATCATCATGAGGGGATGCATCTGGCCGGCGACATGGGCGTCGGGAGTCCTGGGTGCGTTCGGATCCTTCGGGGTCCATTGCAGGGCGCCGGCGGGGCTCTTGGTCTGCTCCCAGTCGAACTTGAAGAGGTTCTCCAGGTAGGCATTGTCCCACTGGGTCGGATCGGGGGTCCAGCTGCCCTCGATGCCGTTGGTCATGGTGTCCTTGCCCGAACCGGTGCCCTTCGGGTTGTTCCAGCCGAGACCCATCGCCTCCATCGGCGCCATTTCCGGCGGCGGCCCGATCTCCTTGGCGGGGGTCATGCCGTGGCTCTTGCCGAAGGCATGGCCGCCGGCGATGAGCGCCACGGTCTCCTCGTCGTTCATGGCCATGCGGGTGAAGGTCACCCGGATGTCGTTGGCCGAGCCCTGCGGATCGCCGTTCGCGTAGGGCCCCTCGGGGTTCACGTAGATCAGCGACTGGTGGGAGGCGGCGAGCGGGTTCTCCAGGTCGTAGTCGGCGTCGCCGTTCCGGCCGCGCCAGCGCTGGTCGCGGTTGACCATCTCGTCGAAGCTCGAGACCGTACCCATCTCGACGACCTCGGGCCCCCAGTAGGTGGCGTTGTCCGCCTCCCAGGCGTCGAGGCGCCCGCCGGCGAACCCGTAGGTCGGCAGGCCCATGATCTCGAGGGCGCAATTGCCGGTGAGCACCATCAGGTCGGCCCAGGAGAGGGCGTTGCCGTACTTGTGCTTGATCGGCTGCAGGAGGCGACGCGACTTGTCGGTGTTGCCGTTGTCCCACCAGCTCGAGATCGGCGCGAAACGCTGCATGCCGGTGCCGGCGCCGCCCCGCCCGTCCGCGATGCGGTAGGTGCCGGCCGAGTGCCAGGCCATACGGACCATCTGCGGTCCGTAATTGCCGTAATCGGACGGCCACCACGCCACCGACGAGGTCAGGAACTGCTTGATGTCGCTCTTGAGCGCGTCGAGGTCGATCGTCCCGAAGGCGCTGGCATAGTCGAAATCGGGCCCGAGCGGATCGGCCGCGAGCCCGTTCTGGTGCAGGAGCTCGACCCTGAGGCGGTGCGGATACCAGGCCTCCAGTGTCGGAGAACCGCCGAAGGCCCCACCGACGCGGTCACCGCCGAACGGGCACTTGCCCTCCATCGGGTACGACTCGGTCTTGGTCTTGTCGATCGTCATGTCGTTCATCACCATTCCCCCTTGGCGCAGGACCGGCGTCACTGGACGGTTCGGGCCTCCGGTCTGTTGCCGACGGAGGCGTGAGGCGCGCAACACCCCACGGAAATCAACTTATGCGCGATCCGGTGCCGTGACCGAAATCAGGCGGTTTCATCAAAAATCAAGGCGCCACCGACGACCTTGTGGGCGGGGCGGCTGTCGAGACGCCCCGGAAGACGTCTCGGAAGACGTCTCGGAAGTCGCCTTGCATTTGCGTGCGTCCGCGACGCGCAATCCGTTTCGGGGTCGGCAGCGTTCACGCGCCCGACCCGAACAGCATCACGGTTCCACGCGGATGGCGGGAGATCGCTGACCGACCCCTCCGGGCCGATCGTCGGTGGAGCCCGGACGCGGCGATGAGCCGAGTGCGGGAATCGAGATTCGGCATCGCCCTCGGCACGGGCGCGATGTCGCGGCGGTCCGCAGCGGAAACCCGTCACCGCCATGGGGCGACACCCGCGCGACGCCCGCCACGGTGCGTCCCCACCCTCGACGCCGTTCGCGTTTTGGTCCAGGGATGGGCGATGACCCAGCGCTCCGACGCGGCCGGCTTCTCCGCCACCGACGCCGCCCCGACCTCCATCGCCGCCCGTGCCATGGCCGCCCTGCAGCCCCAGGGCTCGCCCTATCTCGACGGGCTGAACGACGAGCAGCGTCGCGCCGTGGAGGCGACGGACGGGCCCGTCCTCGTGCTCGCCGGGGCCGGCACCGGCAAGACCCGGGTGCTCACCACCCGCATCGCCCACCTCA
It encodes:
- a CDS encoding helix-turn-helix domain-containing protein, with the protein product MNPIAQQPLALLAEADALVGIDLSDALQQAGYRVLGPFATTPEALAAVERTPPTVAVVDVVLRDGVCTALESTLRRRGIPFVVHAGVLPAAAEAHGFQGVPWLGKPAQPQEVVALLDELSGPASPVVAKAAAPILLTPAVEARRNPLVRKLEGFGALSEADRAVLTQISANPRLIGPRMDLIREGDRPEGVFLVLDGMACRHKVRETGARQILAYLLPGDLCDLDVALLDTMDHTITTVSACRVVQIPPETIAALIQHHPQVARALRKAALVDNATLREWLVNVGSRSAVERLAHLFCELLVRLRAVDRTEGDSFELPVTQAELGDTTGLSNVHVNRSLQELRRQGLIELKGRRLTILNLPRLRAVAEFRSNYLHLGNRTAA
- the katG gene encoding catalase/peroxidase HPI, with the protein product MNDMTIDKTKTESYPMEGKCPFGGDRVGGAFGGSPTLEAWYPHRLRVELLHQNGLAADPLGPDFDYASAFGTIDLDALKSDIKQFLTSSVAWWPSDYGNYGPQMVRMAWHSAGTYRIADGRGGAGTGMQRFAPISSWWDNGNTDKSRRLLQPIKHKYGNALSWADLMVLTGNCALEIMGLPTYGFAGGRLDAWEADNATYWGPEVVEMGTVSSFDEMVNRDQRWRGRNGDADYDLENPLAASHQSLIYVNPEGPYANGDPQGSANDIRVTFTRMAMNDEETVALIAGGHAFGKSHGMTPAKEIGPPPEMAPMEAMGLGWNNPKGTGSGKDTMTNGIEGSWTPDPTQWDNAYLENLFKFDWEQTKSPAGALQWTPKDPNAPRTPDAHVAGQMHPLMMMTSDIALKVDPEYRKVCEKFLGDFDAFTQAFSKAWYKLTHRDMGPKHRYLGPEVTIEDGLLWQDPIPDAAYAPIGDADIAALKQAILATNLSVSDLAFTAFSAASTYRDSDKRGGANGGRLALAPQKDWAVNRRAAPVVEVLRGVMAAFNGGRSDGKQVSLADLIVLAGCTAVEKAAGDAGVATQVPFTPGRVDTTQALTDIEMFQWLRPLVDGFRNYVDDGFDAMAQRLAPEEMFLDKANLLTLTAPEWVVLTGGLRALNANHDGSNRGVFTDRVGVLTTDFFRHLTDTNLVWEKADAAGTAFALKDRDTGQAKFEATRNDLVFGSNAQLRNIADAYAGSDGQGRFVADFVRVWDKVMMLDRFDVKGHRRYGPMAA
- a CDS encoding LysE family translocator; its protein translation is MPEPASLLAFALIALGMVLTPGPNMVYLISRSICQGRGAALISLGGVALGFVFYMVCAAFGLTALVLAVPYAYDAIRFAGALYLLWLAWQAVRPGGRSPFQVKDLPADSPRRLFLMGFLTNLLNPKVAVIYLSLLPQFIDPANGSVLAQSLVLGTTQILISVSVNGMIAVSAGSAAAFLLRRPAFAAVQRWIMGTVLAALAVKMATEARR